A single genomic interval of Psychroserpens sp. NJDZ02 harbors:
- a CDS encoding RagB/SusD family nutrient uptake outer membrane protein, translating to MKNLFKQFNYALALLLLVSACHDDLDQSPIDPDSFTEEDVFTNATEAKGALAKVYASLALTGQEGPSGQPDIANIDEGFSQYSRMLFNLNELTTDNAVIAWGDAGLQDLHGMYWTASNDFTDAMYNRLAQTVSFSNSFIGNAANLSDAVVTQYIAEARFVRAFAYYNLMDLYGNVPLVTEIATTLPSQNSREEVFTFVETELLEIQNQLATSGSNEYGRVDQVAAWALLSKLYLNAEVWIGQPLYNDAVTYANNAINSSYSINTVDANGNGSAYDELFLADNNVNGAQNEFIFTLNFDGINSQTYGGTTFLVHAAIGGDMDPNEFGVNGGWGGLRTTSALVNKMGTGDSRALFYSAGQNLEITDMTTFTDGYAVTKFKNLKSDGTQGSDTAGDFVDTDLPLIRLSEIYLNYAEATLRGGSGSTSIALDLINELRERAYGDTSGNISSGDLTLDFILDERARELYWEGQRRTDLVRYNYFTTNAYLWPFKGDAALGSSVSNFRNVFPIPTNTILSNPNLQQNTGY from the coding sequence ATGAAAAATTTATTCAAACAATTTAATTATGCCCTAGCATTACTTTTATTAGTATCTGCTTGTCATGATGATTTAGATCAATCCCCTATTGATCCTGATAGTTTTACTGAAGAAGATGTGTTTACAAATGCAACAGAGGCCAAAGGTGCGCTAGCCAAAGTTTATGCTAGTTTAGCTTTAACTGGACAAGAAGGACCTTCTGGACAACCAGATATCGCTAATATTGACGAAGGATTTTCACAATATTCTAGAATGCTTTTTAATCTTAACGAATTAACTACAGATAATGCTGTAATTGCTTGGGGAGATGCCGGACTACAAGATTTACATGGTATGTACTGGACGGCAAGTAATGACTTTACAGATGCGATGTACAATAGACTAGCGCAAACAGTCTCTTTTTCTAATTCTTTTATAGGAAACGCTGCTAACTTAAGTGATGCAGTCGTTACTCAATATATTGCAGAAGCTAGATTTGTAAGAGCTTTTGCCTATTACAACCTAATGGACTTATACGGTAACGTTCCTTTAGTAACAGAGATCGCAACAACACTTCCTAGTCAAAACTCTAGAGAAGAAGTTTTTACTTTTGTAGAAACAGAATTATTAGAAATCCAAAACCAACTAGCCACTAGTGGTTCTAACGAATATGGTCGAGTAGACCAAGTAGCAGCATGGGCACTACTATCTAAACTTTATTTAAATGCAGAAGTATGGATTGGTCAACCGCTTTATAACGACGCTGTAACATACGCTAACAATGCCATAAACTCAAGCTATAGTATTAATACTGTAGATGCGAATGGTAATGGTTCTGCTTATGACGAGTTATTCCTAGCTGACAATAATGTTAATGGTGCACAAAACGAATTTATTTTCACCTTAAATTTTGACGGTATAAATAGCCAAACTTATGGGGGTACAACATTTTTAGTACATGCCGCTATTGGAGGTGATATGGATCCTAACGAGTTTGGCGTTAATGGAGGCTGGGGAGGTCTTAGAACCACTAGTGCTTTAGTTAACAAAATGGGCACTGGAGACTCAAGAGCCCTGTTTTATTCCGCTGGTCAAAATTTAGAAATTACAGACATGACAACATTTACTGATGGCTATGCTGTGACTAAATTTAAAAACCTTAAATCTGATGGTACACAAGGTTCTGATACTGCTGGAGATTTTGTTGACACCGATTTACCTTTAATTAGATTATCTGAAATCTATTTAAATTATGCAGAAGCAACATTAAGAGGTGGTAGCGGAAGCACATCAATTGCTTTAGACCTTATCAATGAATTAAGAGAAAGAGCATACGGAGACACCTCAGGTAATATTTCGTCAGGAGATTTAACATTAGATTTTATTTTAGATGAAAGAGCACGAGAATTATATTGGGAAGGTCAACGTCGTACAGACCTAGTAAGATATAATTACTTTACGACTAACGCCTATTTATGGCCTTTTAAAGGAGACGCTGCTTTAGGTAGCTCTGTATCTAATTTCCGTAATGTATTTCCAATTCCAACTAATACTATTTTATCTAATCCTAACCTACAACAAAACACTGGTTACTAA
- a CDS encoding SusE domain-containing protein: MKNLKILFIAAISLVSFNSCDEEDDNIFEIQSSESTAAIINLPTSGTGLVLDISNPTGTATTIVWEDATYNIPTVINNTIQLAIAGTNFETPFDVVTTTNNYLAWTNEELNGIAVGLLGLTPFTSADVDMRIKSSIGDNDSEAVYSEMVTVSLTPYTTEAPKLGVPGNHQGWDPASAPSLFASAYGETDYEGYVWLDGQHKFIATNDEGDYAWGNTDWGDASGTDGSYTQVLIEDGEGNIAPPNGAGYYFVQANTDADVLEYSETLHNWAVVGSATGSWDNDTDMTYDSATSTWTITMDLTAEEIKFRSNDTWDWNYGDDEGDGILELASGTNIPVPSAGNYTIVLDFSTPRHYTYSLTLN; encoded by the coding sequence ATGAAAAATTTAAAAATCTTATTTATAGCAGCTATTTCGTTAGTTAGCTTTAACTCGTGTGATGAAGAAGATGATAATATTTTTGAAATACAGTCATCTGAATCTACAGCAGCAATTATTAATTTACCAACGTCTGGAACTGGACTTGTTTTAGATATTTCAAATCCAACAGGTACAGCAACAACTATCGTATGGGAAGATGCTACCTATAATATTCCAACAGTAATTAATAACACAATACAACTTGCAATCGCTGGAACAAATTTTGAAACGCCTTTTGACGTCGTAACAACAACAAATAATTATTTAGCTTGGACTAATGAAGAATTAAACGGTATCGCTGTTGGTCTATTAGGTTTAACGCCTTTTACATCTGCTGATGTAGATATGCGTATTAAATCTTCTATTGGAGATAATGATTCAGAAGCTGTTTACTCAGAGATGGTAACTGTATCTCTAACCCCATATACTACAGAAGCTCCAAAACTTGGTGTACCAGGTAATCACCAAGGTTGGGACCCCGCTTCCGCTCCTAGTCTATTTGCTTCTGCTTACGGAGAAACAGATTACGAAGGTTATGTTTGGCTTGATGGGCAACATAAATTTATCGCTACTAATGACGAAGGGGATTACGCGTGGGGAAATACCGATTGGGGGGATGCCTCTGGAACAGACGGTTCTTATACACAAGTTTTAATAGAAGATGGCGAAGGTAATATTGCTCCTCCTAATGGTGCTGGATATTACTTTGTACAAGCAAATACAGATGCAGATGTATTAGAGTATTCTGAAACATTACACAACTGGGCAGTTGTTGGTTCTGCAACGGGGTCTTGGGATAATGATACAGATATGACTTACGATAGCGCAACTTCAACTTGGACAATCACTATGGACTTAACAGCCGAAGAAATTAAATTTAGATCTAATGATACTTGGGATTGGAATTATGGAGATGATGAAGGTGATGGCATTTTAGAACTAGCGTCTGGAACCAACATTCCAGTACCATCCGCCGGAAACTATACCATTGTTTTAGATTTTAGTACACCAAGACATTACACGTACAGTTTAACACTAAACTAA
- a CDS encoding MFS transporter: MKKRTLGFWEIWNMSFGFLGIQFGFALQGGFMSRIFQTLGAGKDDIPLLWIAAPLTGLLVQPIIGYMSDRTWSVKWGRRRPFFLIGAILSSLALFFVPFSPTLWVAAGFLWILDASINVSMEPFRALVADKLPDSQRSYGFVVQTLIIGIGTWVASNLPWMVSKFGVSDSADLGVIPDSVKIAFAIGAFVFLLSIIYTVFTTSEYPPEDMEEFEREKAKKNNFIPDILDNIGNMPLTMKKLGIIQFFSWFAFFTMWSLANPALTEHVFHTPAPIEAAFDMANTVQKAAFDTQNTAFQKSSNLVGSAMGIYGLSSMAFALLLVLYTAKRRINRKLVHMGSLILGGVGFLLMSYASPEQLKYCFVLIGFAWGSILSMPYAMLSSSVDPKKMGVIMGIFNMFIVIPQIIAALGGINYISGLLGEEAINAMTVAGISLIIAGLCNLLITNKHAISYQAEDI, encoded by the coding sequence ATGAAAAAGCGTACCCTTGGCTTTTGGGAAATTTGGAACATGAGTTTCGGTTTCTTAGGAATTCAATTTGGTTTTGCATTGCAAGGAGGCTTTATGTCTCGAATATTTCAAACTTTAGGAGCAGGTAAGGATGATATTCCATTATTATGGATAGCAGCACCTTTAACTGGTTTGTTGGTTCAGCCAATAATTGGTTACATGAGTGATCGTACTTGGAGTGTCAAATGGGGAAGACGTAGACCGTTTTTCTTAATCGGCGCTATATTAAGTTCGTTAGCACTATTTTTTGTGCCTTTTTCGCCAACTCTATGGGTGGCAGCAGGATTTTTATGGATTCTAGATGCTTCTATTAATGTATCCATGGAGCCGTTTAGAGCCTTAGTGGCAGACAAATTGCCTGACTCGCAACGCTCTTATGGTTTTGTAGTTCAAACCTTAATTATTGGTATTGGTACTTGGGTGGCAAGTAATTTACCTTGGATGGTGTCTAAGTTTGGAGTCAGTGACTCTGCAGATTTAGGAGTTATACCAGATTCGGTTAAAATTGCTTTTGCAATTGGTGCTTTTGTGTTTTTACTAAGTATTATTTATACCGTATTTACTACATCAGAATATCCGCCAGAAGACATGGAAGAGTTTGAGCGGGAGAAAGCTAAGAAAAACAATTTCATTCCTGATATCTTAGACAATATTGGAAATATGCCTTTGACTATGAAAAAATTAGGTATCATCCAATTCTTTTCTTGGTTTGCCTTTTTTACAATGTGGAGTTTAGCCAATCCAGCACTAACAGAACATGTTTTTCATACACCAGCGCCTATAGAGGCCGCTTTTGATATGGCAAATACTGTGCAAAAAGCAGCTTTTGATACACAGAATACAGCATTTCAAAAATCATCAAATTTAGTTGGGTCAGCAATGGGTATTTATGGATTGTCGTCTATGGCTTTTGCATTATTACTAGTACTATATACAGCCAAAAGGCGTATAAATCGTAAGCTAGTACACATGGGGTCCTTAATTTTAGGAGGAGTAGGTTTTTTATTAATGAGTTATGCCTCGCCAGAACAACTTAAGTATTGTTTTGTACTTATTGGTTTTGCTTGGGGAAGTATTCTATCAATGCCTTACGCCATGTTGTCCAGTTCTGTAGACCCAAAAAAGATGGGTGTAATTATGGGGATTTTCAATATGTTTATTGTTATCCCACAAATTATAGCAGCACTTGGAGGTATTAATTATATCTCAGGATTATTAGGTGAAGAGGCTATAAATGCCATGACGGTTGCAGGAATAAGTCTAATAATTGCGGGACTTTGCAATCTATTAATTACAAACAAACACGCAATCTCATATCAAGCAGAAGACATTTAA
- the pgmB gene encoding beta-phosphoglucomutase: MNKKGFIFDLDGVIVDTAKYHFLAWQNLAKSIDIDFTHKQNEQLKGVSRVKSLEKILEWGNKTISEELFASLMGKKNEEYLSFIEKMTDEEILPDVPKILNYLIEKQQPISLGSASKNARPILEKVNLLSKFDAIVDGNDVSKAKPDPEVFLIAAKHLNMKPEDCIVFEDSVAGVQAANTANMISIGIGEKEVLHEADYIFSDFTEIENSFIEELINR, from the coding sequence ATGAATAAAAAAGGATTTATATTCGATTTAGACGGTGTCATTGTAGACACTGCAAAATATCACTTTTTGGCTTGGCAAAACCTTGCTAAAAGTATAGATATTGATTTTACACACAAACAAAACGAACAACTTAAGGGAGTTAGCCGAGTAAAATCATTAGAAAAAATATTAGAATGGGGAAATAAAACCATTTCAGAAGAATTATTTGCATCATTAATGGGTAAAAAAAATGAAGAGTATTTAAGCTTCATTGAAAAAATGACCGATGAAGAAATTTTACCCGACGTACCAAAAATATTAAATTATTTAATCGAAAAACAACAGCCAATTTCTTTAGGGTCTGCAAGTAAAAATGCACGACCAATTTTAGAAAAAGTCAATTTACTTTCAAAGTTTGATGCTATTGTGGATGGTAACGATGTTAGCAAAGCAAAACCAGATCCAGAGGTGTTTTTAATTGCAGCAAAGCATTTAAACATGAAGCCTGAAGATTGTATCGTTTTTGAAGATTCTGTAGCTGGCGTGCAAGCAGCAAATACTGCAAACATGATTTCTATTGGTATTGGCGAAAAAGAGGTGCTACATGAAGCTGATTATATCTTTTCAGATTTTACTGAAATAGAAAATAGCTTTATAGAAGAATTAATAAATAGATAA
- a CDS encoding LacI family DNA-binding transcriptional regulator gives MKKKITLKQIARELDVSISTVSKALRNSIEISEDTRQKIQAFAKFYNYRPNNIALSLKNRKTKTIGIIIPEIVHHFFSKVISGIEAVANKRGYNVIVGLSNESFSKEVINMEMLANGSIDGFILSIAKETLQQQDYHHFIETINQGMPIVMFDRVVNEINCDKVIVDDALGAKKAVNKLIDNGCKRIAIITTKDYVSVGKLRTQGYLEALEDHKINPKAGLILKVDDQLLSEDHLDSLEKEIEVLFQKNKKLDGIFAVNELYALTAMKVARKLGLKIPEDIQIIGFTDGVLSKHAVPALTTVSQHSQKIGEKAAELLINNLEREDEEDVYETVVIETELIERASTK, from the coding sequence ATGAAAAAGAAAATAACCCTTAAACAGATCGCTAGAGAGCTAGATGTTTCTATATCTACAGTCTCCAAAGCCTTAAGAAACAGTATCGAAATTAGTGAGGATACGCGTCAGAAGATTCAGGCATTTGCTAAATTTTATAACTACAGGCCTAATAATATCGCACTGAGTTTAAAAAACAGAAAGACGAAAACAATAGGTATAATCATTCCAGAAATAGTACATCATTTTTTTTCTAAGGTGATTAGTGGTATTGAAGCTGTGGCTAATAAGCGGGGTTATAATGTTATTGTAGGGTTGTCAAATGAGTCTTTTTCTAAAGAAGTCATTAATATGGAAATGTTGGCGAACGGAAGTATAGATGGATTTATTCTTTCAATAGCCAAAGAGACGTTGCAACAGCAAGATTATCATCATTTTATTGAAACTATTAATCAAGGGATGCCTATAGTTATGTTTGATAGGGTCGTTAATGAGATTAATTGTGATAAAGTAATTGTAGATGATGCTTTAGGCGCTAAAAAGGCAGTGAACAAACTAATTGATAATGGATGTAAGCGTATTGCAATTATTACTACCAAGGATTATGTTAGTGTTGGGAAATTAAGAACACAAGGCTATTTAGAAGCTTTAGAAGACCATAAAATAAACCCAAAAGCAGGCTTGATTTTAAAGGTTGATGATCAATTATTATCCGAAGATCATTTAGATTCTCTTGAAAAAGAAATAGAAGTTTTATTTCAAAAGAATAAAAAATTAGATGGGATTTTTGCAGTGAATGAACTGTATGCACTGACGGCAATGAAGGTCGCTAGAAAGCTTGGTTTAAAAATACCAGAAGATATTCAAATTATTGGATTTACAGACGGTGTTTTGTCTAAGCATGCAGTGCCAGCCTTAACTACCGTAAGTCAGCATAGTCAGAAAATAGGTGAAAAAGCTGCCGAATTATTGATAAATAATTTAGAAAGAGAAGACGAGGAAGATGTCTACGAAACCGTAGTTATTGAAACCGAATTAATTGAACGCGCGTCCACAAAATAA
- a CDS encoding SusC/RagA family TonB-linked outer membrane protein produces the protein MKTILKRLLLALLFIPTVIFAQSKVTGIVTEQTTALPIPAVNVIVKNTRRGASTDFDGKYSLAVNSGDVLVYSYVGYTTQEITYTGQSTINVVLIEDASLLDEIVVIGYGGVKKEDLTGSVDLVTEKDFNDGPIVSAQQLISGKIAGVNVSSGGGAPGEGQNITIRGVGSLSLNSSPLYVIDGFPIDNGGVGGTRNPLNLLNPSDIESITVLKDASATSIYGSRGANGVIIVTTKKGKNKDFEFNLSTKTTVYNPVDYVDVLSADEFRSVVPLDSNADATSVALLGNANTDWQDEIYQTSFGKDYGFSALGNAFGVPIRASLGYSDHDGVLLGDNFERINAALSLSPTFLDESLKIQINAKGSYTENQFANRGAIGSATSFDPTQSPYDVNSPYAGYFTWIDQSTGQQANLATTNPLALLNLVDDTAEVRRFLGNFKADYTLPFFKDITATVNVGLDKSNSHGRNSTSQFIPTSDPTWNGSFSNYTQEATNKLFDAYLTYTKTFKEKHNVTAVAGHSYQSFEYDNFSYNSEKEEDGLEYEFVDKSKNVLLSYFGRLNYNFDSRYLLTATLRADASSKLNPEDRWGYFPSLAAAWNISNENFMENSFFDDLKVRAGYGEVGNVNGLGDYLFLTRYTASTDSAGYQFGYNNGSPSFYQTYRPEAINTNLKWEIGRTLNLGLDFSILDRRITGLFNAYLRKTQDLIATSTVDPFTNFSNTIQANLGDMENKGIEIGLNVIPVQNDNFTWSFNYNVAFNENTVTSLPGDQPIGGISTGVGTNVQVHREGETPFSYLVYKQLYDTNGSPIEGAYADLNGDNVINDADKYLYKDALADVTMGFNTNLNYKNWDLAVISRASIGNYVYNDVASSKGALNNVVPTTNNYLSNLSSDYLNTGFLNTTETNALSDHYVEDGSFFKIDNITIGYNAKDIFKDINARFYGSLQNVATFTNYDGIDPEISGGIDNNFYPRPRSFVLGVNIDF, from the coding sequence ATGAAAACAATTTTAAAAAGGCTTCTACTAGCTTTACTGTTTATACCAACTGTTATATTTGCCCAAAGCAAAGTTACAGGAATAGTTACTGAGCAAACTACAGCCTTACCCATACCTGCGGTTAATGTTATTGTAAAAAACACGCGGAGAGGTGCCTCTACCGATTTTGATGGTAAATACTCGCTTGCTGTAAATAGTGGAGATGTATTAGTCTATTCTTACGTGGGCTACACGACTCAAGAAATAACCTACACTGGACAGTCAACGATTAATGTTGTTTTAATTGAAGACGCTTCACTTTTAGATGAAATTGTAGTTATCGGATATGGAGGCGTTAAAAAAGAAGATTTAACGGGTTCTGTAGATTTAGTAACAGAAAAAGATTTTAATGATGGACCAATAGTATCCGCACAACAACTTATATCTGGTAAAATAGCTGGTGTTAATGTAAGTTCTGGTGGAGGAGCTCCTGGAGAAGGACAAAACATTACCATTCGTGGAGTTGGTTCGTTATCTTTAAATAGTTCTCCTTTATATGTTATTGATGGATTTCCTATTGACAACGGAGGTGTTGGAGGAACAAGAAACCCATTAAACCTTCTAAATCCGAGTGACATAGAAAGTATCACTGTTTTAAAAGATGCCTCGGCGACTTCAATTTACGGGTCTCGAGGGGCTAACGGTGTTATTATTGTTACTACTAAAAAAGGAAAAAATAAAGACTTTGAATTTAATTTAAGTACTAAAACAACAGTTTATAATCCTGTAGATTATGTTGATGTTTTATCTGCTGATGAATTTAGAAGTGTCGTGCCATTAGATTCTAATGCAGACGCTACAAGTGTTGCTTTATTAGGAAATGCAAACACAGATTGGCAAGATGAAATCTACCAAACGTCTTTTGGTAAAGATTATGGATTTAGCGCATTAGGTAACGCCTTCGGTGTTCCAATAAGAGCATCTTTAGGGTATTCTGATCATGATGGTGTTTTATTAGGTGATAATTTTGAACGTATAAATGCCGCTTTAAGTCTTTCTCCAACATTTCTAGACGAAAGTTTAAAGATTCAAATAAATGCTAAAGGAAGTTATACCGAAAATCAATTTGCAAACAGAGGTGCCATAGGATCGGCAACATCGTTTGATCCTACACAATCTCCTTACGATGTAAATTCGCCATATGCTGGTTACTTTACATGGATAGATCAAAGTACTGGGCAACAAGCTAATTTAGCAACAACAAACCCACTTGCTCTCCTAAACTTAGTGGACGACACAGCAGAGGTTAGACGTTTTTTAGGGAATTTTAAAGCCGACTATACGCTACCATTCTTTAAAGACATTACTGCTACTGTTAATGTTGGTTTAGACAAATCTAACAGTCACGGAAGAAACAGCACATCACAGTTTATTCCTACTTCAGACCCGACATGGAATGGTTCTTTCTCTAATTACACACAAGAAGCAACCAACAAATTGTTTGATGCCTACCTTACCTATACTAAAACTTTTAAGGAAAAACATAACGTTACAGCAGTTGCTGGACACTCTTACCAATCTTTTGAATATGATAACTTTAGTTATAATAGCGAAAAAGAAGAAGATGGATTAGAATATGAATTTGTAGACAAATCTAAAAATGTATTATTATCTTATTTTGGAAGATTAAACTATAATTTTGACAGCCGTTATTTACTAACAGCTACACTTAGAGCTGATGCTTCTTCGAAACTTAACCCAGAAGATCGTTGGGGTTATTTCCCATCGCTTGCTGCTGCTTGGAATATCAGTAATGAAAATTTCATGGAAAATTCTTTCTTTGATGATCTAAAAGTTAGAGCTGGTTATGGAGAAGTTGGTAACGTTAATGGTTTAGGTGATTATTTATTCCTAACGCGTTATACAGCAAGTACGGATAGTGCTGGTTATCAATTTGGATATAACAATGGTTCCCCTTCATTTTATCAAACGTATAGACCTGAAGCGATCAACACTAATCTAAAATGGGAAATTGGTCGTACTTTAAACCTTGGTTTAGATTTTAGTATTTTAGACCGAAGAATTACAGGTTTATTTAATGCTTATTTAAGAAAGACACAAGACTTAATCGCAACATCTACAGTAGACCCTTTTACCAATTTTTCTAACACCATTCAAGCGAATCTTGGTGACATGGAAAACAAAGGAATTGAAATTGGTTTAAATGTAATCCCTGTTCAAAATGACAACTTTACGTGGTCCTTTAACTACAATGTTGCTTTTAACGAAAACACAGTAACAAGCTTACCAGGAGATCAACCCATTGGAGGAATTTCTACTGGTGTAGGAACTAACGTTCAAGTTCACCGAGAAGGAGAAACACCTTTTAGCTACCTAGTTTACAAACAACTTTACGACACTAATGGAAGCCCTATTGAAGGTGCTTATGCCGATTTAAACGGTGATAATGTCATTAATGATGCCGATAAATACCTATACAAAGACGCTTTAGCTGATGTTACCATGGGCTTTAATACTAATCTTAATTATAAAAATTGGGACCTAGCAGTTATATCAAGAGCAAGTATTGGAAACTATGTATATAACGATGTGGCTTCTTCAAAAGGAGCATTAAACAATGTCGTTCCAACAACAAATAACTACTTAAGTAATTTGAGTTCAGATTATCTAAATACAGGTTTTCTAAACACCACAGAAACTAACGCTTTAAGTGATCACTATGTTGAAGATGGGTCTTTTTTCAAAATAGACAATATCACTATTGGTTATAACGCCAAAGACATATTTAAAGACATCAATGCTAGATTCTATGGTTCTTTACAAAACGTGGCTACTTTTACTAATTACGATGGTATTGATCCTGAAATTAGCGGAGGTATAGATAACAACTTCTACCCTAGACCACGTTCGTTTGTTTTAGGTGTTAATATTGATTTTTAA
- a CDS encoding glycoside hydrolase family 65 protein: MNQDYIQPDNWSIIEEGFDADRVKSSESLFSIGNGAMGQRANFEEQYTGPTFQGSYIAGVYYPDKTRVGWWKNGYPEYFAKVLNAPNWIGINVEINGEQLDLNTCVSVSNFRRELNMQEGWLSRSFTATLQNKLEIEVKALRFLSLDLDEVGAINYQVTPLNGDATIKFQPYLDSGITNEDTNWDDQFWDTLKLTIENNEAFIEAKTMKTGFHTCTFMQASVYVDNQKQEQNPEINQQENAITFTYSLSVVKGQTASVVKFGGYTVDRNHDKDQLVSAAKKALHTASEKGFTQLLEAQKQAWDAIWKMSDITIDGDVKAQQGIRFNIFQLNQTYLGKDSSLNIGPKGFTGEKYGGSTYWDTEAYCIPFYMATKDQNVARNLLKYRYNHLEKAIENAAKLGFKNGAALYPMVTMNGEECHNEWEITFEEIHRNGAIAFAIFNYYRYTGDYSYIPEMGLEVLIGIARFWQQRATFSEDKNKYVILGVTGPNEYENNINNNFYTNYLAKWCIAYALENIEKVKEGHHDDYLRITGKTKITHEELRAWQKVADNMYFPYSEKHQVFLQQDGFLDKELITVADLPKVDRPINQKWSWDRILRSPYIKQADVLQGFYFFEDQFSTEELKRHFDFYEPFTVHESSLSPCVHSIQAAKLDQMDQAYTFYLRTSRLDLDDYNKEVEEGLHITSMAGTWMSIVEGYGGMRIKNDMLNFEPRIPKQWDAYSFKVNFREQILKVNVSQSETTFELEGNCDLDIIVNNNSLTVSPNNLVKA; encoded by the coding sequence ATGAATCAAGATTATATACAACCAGACAATTGGTCCATAATTGAAGAAGGTTTTGATGCAGATCGCGTTAAGTCTTCAGAAAGTTTATTCAGCATCGGTAATGGTGCAATGGGTCAGCGTGCTAATTTTGAAGAACAATACACAGGTCCAACTTTTCAAGGAAGTTATATTGCAGGTGTTTACTATCCTGACAAAACCAGAGTAGGTTGGTGGAAAAATGGTTATCCAGAATATTTTGCTAAAGTATTAAATGCACCAAATTGGATAGGTATAAATGTAGAAATAAATGGTGAACAACTAGATTTAAATACGTGTGTTTCTGTTTCTAATTTTAGAAGAGAGCTTAACATGCAAGAAGGTTGGTTGTCTAGATCGTTTACTGCAACGCTTCAAAATAAACTAGAAATTGAAGTGAAAGCACTTCGTTTTTTAAGTTTGGATTTAGATGAAGTTGGTGCAATTAATTACCAAGTAACACCTTTAAATGGAGACGCAACTATCAAGTTTCAACCGTATTTAGATTCAGGAATTACTAATGAAGACACCAATTGGGACGACCAATTTTGGGATACTTTAAAATTGACTATAGAGAATAATGAAGCTTTTATTGAAGCAAAAACAATGAAAACAGGTTTTCATACGTGTACGTTTATGCAGGCTTCAGTATATGTCGATAACCAAAAACAAGAGCAAAACCCTGAAATTAACCAACAGGAAAATGCGATTACATTTACTTATAGCCTTTCGGTTGTAAAGGGACAAACAGCAAGTGTTGTTAAGTTTGGAGGTTATACTGTAGATCGTAATCACGATAAAGATCAATTAGTTTCAGCAGCAAAAAAAGCATTACATACAGCTTCAGAAAAAGGATTTACACAACTTTTAGAAGCGCAAAAGCAAGCTTGGGATGCGATTTGGAAAATGTCAGATATCACTATTGATGGAGATGTAAAAGCACAACAAGGGATTCGTTTTAATATTTTTCAATTAAATCAAACCTATTTAGGTAAAGATTCTAGTCTAAATATTGGTCCAAAAGGATTTACTGGCGAGAAATATGGAGGAAGCACCTATTGGGATACGGAAGCGTATTGTATCCCGTTTTACATGGCTACCAAAGATCAAAATGTGGCGCGTAACTTATTAAAATATAGATATAATCACTTAGAAAAAGCAATTGAAAATGCTGCGAAGTTAGGGTTTAAAAACGGAGCCGCATTATATCCAATGGTAACCATGAATGGTGAAGAGTGCCATAACGAATGGGAAATTACCTTTGAAGAAATCCATAGAAACGGAGCTATAGCGTTCGCTATTTTTAACTACTATCGTTATACAGGCGATTACAGTTATATTCCGGAAATGGGATTAGAAGTCCTTATCGGAATCGCAAGATTCTGGCAACAACGTGCTACGTTTTCAGAAGATAAAAATAAGTACGTTATTTTAGGTGTTACAGGTCCAAACGAATATGAAAATAACATCAACAATAATTTTTATACTAACTATTTAGCAAAGTGGTGTATTGCTTATGCGTTAGAAAATATCGAGAAAGTTAAAGAAGGACATCACGACGATTACTTGCGTATAACAGGCAAAACCAAAATCACGCACGAAGAGTTACGTGCTTGGCAAAAAGTTGCAGATAATATGTATTTCCCATATTCTGAAAAGCATCAAGTGTTTTTACAACAAGATGGCTTTTTAGATAAAGAATTAATTACTGTAGCGGATTTACCAAAAGTAGACCGACCAATAAATCAGAAGTGGAGTTGGGATCGTATTTTACGTTCGCCTTATATTAAACAGGCTGATGTATTACAAGGATTTTACTTTTTTGAAGATCAATTTTCTACTGAAGAATTAAAACGTCATTTTGATTTTTACGAGCCATTTACAGTGCATGAAAGCTCACTATCACCTTGTGTGCATAGTATTCAAGCAGCTAAGCTGGATCAGATGGATCAAGCATATACGTTCTATTTACGTACGTCTCGTTTGGATTTAGATGATTATAATAAAGAGGTAGAAGAAGGCTTGCATATTACTAGTATGGCTGGTACTTGGATGAGTATTGTGGAAGGTTACGGTGGTATGCGTATTAAAAATGATATGCTAAATTTTGAACCTCGTATTCCTAAACAATGGGATGCCTATTCGTTTAAAGTTAATTTTAGAGAGCAGATTTTAAAAGTAAATGTATCACAATCCGAAACGACTTTCGAGTTGGAAGGTAACTGCGATTTAGATATAATTGTGAATAATAACTCCTTAACTGTTTCGCCAAATAATTTGGTGAAAGCATAA